A region of Argentina anserina chromosome 5, drPotAnse1.1, whole genome shotgun sequence DNA encodes the following proteins:
- the LOC126795399 gene encoding putative receptor protein kinase ZmPK1 encodes MGYHHQAISSPKIPSFFLFCFITMFFCSPATAKTYYTLQKGSSLSLKHNESDFLTSPDNSFTCGFYGVGTNGFWLAIWFTHSRDRTVVWMANRDRPVNGLGSRETLTRGGSMVLTDVDGTQVWTPNVNSSLANLAERGELLNSGKLVLLDAQGKYLW; translated from the coding sequence ATGGGGTATCATCACCAAGCTATTTCATCCCCAAAGAtcccttctttttttcttttctgtttcaTCACTATGTTTTTCTGCTCTCCTGCAACTGCAAAAACTTACTACACATTACAGAAAGGCTCTTCTCTCTCATTGAAACATAATGAATCAGACTTCCTGACTTCCCCAGACAACTCTTTCACATGTGGCTTCTATGGTGTAGGCACAAATGGTTTCTGGTTGGCCATCTGGTTCACCCATTCCAGGGACAGAACTGTAGTTTGGATGGCCAACAGAGACCGACCGGTCAATGGCTTAGGCTCCAGAGAAACACTGACCCGGGGTGGCTCCATGGTCTTGACAGATGTGGATGGCACACAAGTCTGGACTCCAAACGTCAACTCTAGTCTTGCCAACCTCGCTGAAAGGGGTGAGCTCTTGAATTCTGGTAAACTTGTCTTGTTGGACGCACAAGGTAAATATCTATGGTAA